One Nesterenkonia populi DNA window includes the following coding sequences:
- a CDS encoding LysR family transcriptional regulator has translation MIEHRGLRALEAVAEHETVTAAAAVLRFTPSAVSQQIAHLADEVGAPLLERQGRNVHLTPAARLLLQRTQHLNAAWEATKAEVSSSSTKPTGHIRFCGVSSAIAALIAPVISRLKLTQSQIRASVIEEETSDCYKLLTLGEADIAVVLPTQDSPAHSDPRFEQHTLVVDEQDVLVPKGHALASRESIDLTELASESWIAKRRDNDTYSLLSAACAAAGFTPQVVHEAKEWYAISALVSAGLGLCLLPRLVPIPAEHHVVRVPLRGAIRPTRRFLTSTRRGRCHHPLIKLGLEALAELAETGPLTPQPHGRSSVSSG, from the coding sequence ATGATCGAGCATCGAGGGCTCCGTGCCCTGGAGGCAGTAGCGGAGCATGAGACGGTGACCGCAGCAGCAGCTGTCCTGCGCTTCACCCCGTCCGCGGTATCTCAGCAGATCGCTCATCTGGCTGATGAAGTCGGAGCCCCACTCCTTGAACGTCAAGGCCGCAACGTGCATCTGACCCCTGCTGCGCGGCTGCTACTTCAACGAACGCAGCACCTCAATGCCGCATGGGAAGCCACCAAAGCTGAGGTCAGCAGTTCATCAACCAAACCCACGGGGCATATTCGCTTCTGCGGTGTTTCCTCTGCAATCGCAGCCCTGATCGCGCCTGTGATTTCCCGACTAAAACTCACCCAATCTCAAATTCGAGCATCGGTGATCGAGGAAGAAACATCCGACTGCTACAAACTGCTGACGCTTGGTGAAGCCGATATTGCCGTGGTTCTACCCACCCAGGACTCGCCAGCCCACAGCGACCCCCGATTCGAACAACACACCCTAGTCGTGGACGAACAAGATGTCCTGGTGCCCAAGGGCCATGCTCTGGCATCACGAGAAAGCATCGACCTCACAGAACTGGCCTCAGAAAGCTGGATTGCCAAGCGCCGCGACAACGACACTTATTCCCTGCTGAGTGCCGCATGCGCGGCAGCCGGGTTCACTCCTCAGGTCGTTCATGAAGCCAAGGAGTGGTATGCAATATCGGCGCTTGTTTCGGCAGGACTCGGGCTCTGCCTACTACCGCGCCTGGTTCCCATTCCAGCAGAACATCACGTCGTCCGCGTACCCCTGCGTGGCGCTATAAGACCCACAAGACGCTTTCTAACAAGTACGCGACGAGGCAGGTGCCACCATCCCCTTATCAAGCTTGGTCTAGAAGCGCTCGCGGAACTGGCCGAAACAGGACCACTGACGCCTCAACCGCACGGCAGGTCCTCTGTGTCCTCGGGGTGA
- a CDS encoding MFS transporter, which yields MFGSFTNTATTTSTIRVAILYLQQQREFSPMEAAGTLVSFSLLVVAGSTTASWLIGAIGWRRSLGLGLTVVASGNAMMATWPSVAGIATAAGLCGLGIGIGSVAATDMGTHLMESFKATAAGLINSAAQLGTAIGTASILLVSTISSPRHAWITAAVCATLVAVTTSLRHPERRPVR from the coding sequence GTGTTCGGGTCATTCACGAACACGGCAACCACCACCTCGACCATCAGGGTGGCAATCCTCTATCTTCAACAACAACGGGAGTTCTCGCCCATGGAAGCGGCCGGAACCTTAGTGAGTTTCAGTCTGCTCGTGGTCGCTGGCTCCACCACAGCCTCATGGCTCATTGGTGCCATTGGCTGGCGACGCAGCCTGGGTCTGGGTCTGACCGTGGTCGCCTCCGGCAACGCGATGATGGCGACCTGGCCCAGCGTGGCTGGTATCGCGACAGCTGCTGGACTGTGCGGGCTAGGGATCGGTATCGGCTCAGTAGCAGCCACCGACATGGGCACGCACCTTATGGAGTCGTTCAAGGCCACTGCTGCCGGGCTCATCAATTCCGCCGCACAACTCGGCACCGCCATCGGTACCGCGAGCATCCTGCTCGTTTCGACTATAAGCAGTCCTCGGCACGCCTGGATTACCGCAGCCGTCTGTGCCACGCTCGTCGCCGTAACAACCTCCCTGCGTCACCCTGAACGACGACCGGTCCGGTGA
- a CDS encoding UvrD-helicase domain-containing protein, which translates to MSEFSLSKEQLEAATSDEDNLLIIAPPGCGKTELLAHRAAHQINSLEPNQRVLALTFTKRARSNLEERLRSVVGHARARRQILVRNLHGFATEIVLAHGRTIGLNMESLKIPKSSTMRKAMEAAGGGTHIYDAERLLSDIKRHPLSDSEVRTAIRQRTDGPIGTLAEEVERSRQDANQLHYDDLLRHAQCLLRLPAVARLYQAHFGAVLVDEFQDLSMQQLDLAMLSCTSRRTFAGDPLQGIYSWAGAAPTEVEAEVRKTCGTPIRLHESYRSSPKVLAAVNSVSEEVDPGSSLVSAQPEQWPGGGCSAALVFPDRASEAEQLKRLVGAIMRHNPSASVGIITRVFWRRSDIDSVLAGEKAFPVRRWDLAIDDPWIVALIQSTVATLPRAATIADARLAVLNAVDPADVDARELLDSAFDTLEESDAATARAAVRSIRVSDPKQTIGPGVHLLNAHTGKGQQFDWVFAIGLEEGHLPLTRNNHGKPLSEEQRVLLVMLSRARHGLIVTRTAMADGPYGPYTATESRWWKGIQAEFSSLEQIDTHLQTNVAKS; encoded by the coding sequence GTGAGTGAGTTTTCTCTGAGTAAGGAGCAGCTTGAAGCTGCAACCTCGGATGAGGACAACTTGCTGATCATTGCCCCTCCAGGTTGCGGCAAGACTGAGCTATTGGCACACCGAGCGGCTCATCAGATCAACTCTCTAGAGCCGAACCAGCGCGTGCTCGCCCTCACCTTCACGAAGCGCGCCCGCTCGAACCTTGAAGAACGGTTGCGTTCCGTAGTGGGTCACGCGCGAGCTCGACGCCAGATCCTCGTCCGTAACCTCCACGGTTTTGCAACCGAGATTGTTCTCGCCCATGGCAGGACTATTGGACTAAACATGGAGAGCCTCAAAATACCGAAGAGTAGCACCATGCGGAAGGCCATGGAGGCTGCTGGCGGCGGCACCCATATATACGACGCCGAACGCCTATTGAGCGATATCAAGCGACACCCACTCTCCGACTCCGAAGTTCGGACAGCCATCCGGCAGCGTACTGATGGGCCGATAGGCACGCTTGCAGAGGAAGTAGAGCGTTCGCGCCAAGACGCCAATCAGCTCCACTACGACGATCTTCTCCGGCACGCGCAATGCCTTCTCCGGCTCCCCGCGGTTGCGCGGCTTTACCAGGCACACTTCGGGGCAGTGCTGGTAGACGAGTTCCAGGATCTCTCCATGCAACAGCTCGACCTCGCCATGTTGAGTTGCACTTCAAGGCGAACGTTCGCCGGCGACCCGCTCCAGGGGATCTACTCATGGGCGGGAGCCGCGCCCACTGAGGTAGAGGCAGAAGTGCGTAAGACCTGCGGTACGCCGATCCGGTTGCACGAGTCTTATCGCTCTTCACCCAAAGTTCTAGCAGCCGTGAACTCAGTAAGCGAAGAGGTCGATCCGGGCTCCAGCCTGGTCTCCGCACAGCCGGAGCAATGGCCTGGCGGAGGCTGCTCTGCAGCGCTGGTATTTCCGGACCGCGCTTCGGAAGCGGAACAGCTGAAGCGCCTTGTAGGCGCTATCATGCGGCATAATCCCAGTGCCTCCGTAGGCATCATCACCCGTGTATTTTGGCGTAGATCCGATATTGACTCTGTTCTCGCGGGCGAGAAAGCGTTCCCCGTGCGTCGTTGGGACCTTGCGATCGACGATCCCTGGATCGTTGCTCTCATACAGTCAACGGTTGCCACACTCCCACGCGCTGCAACAATCGCCGATGCCAGACTCGCGGTACTCAACGCCGTCGACCCGGCTGATGTCGACGCCCGGGAACTCCTCGACAGCGCCTTCGACACACTAGAGGAGAGCGATGCCGCAACTGCACGGGCCGCGGTGCGGTCCATTCGAGTTTCAGACCCCAAGCAGACGATCGGTCCGGGCGTCCACCTACTGAATGCTCATACGGGTAAAGGCCAGCAGTTCGACTGGGTATTCGCCATCGGCCTGGAAGAAGGACATCTGCCGCTCACGCGAAACAACCACGGTAAACCCCTTTCCGAGGAACAGCGGGTGCTCTTGGTAATGCTCTCCAGAGCACGACATGGCTTGATCGTAACGAGAACAGCAATGGCAGACGGGCCCTACGGGCCATACACAGCAACCGAGAGCCGGTGGTGGAAGGGAATCCAAGCTGAGTTCTCATCGCTCGAACAAATCGATACCCACTTGCAGACGAACGTAGCGAAATCCTGA
- a CDS encoding ATP-dependent nuclease — protein MSKVEISNHSRIQDLNLALRRHAVVVGANDVGKSSILRLLNLLLGTSTAGLYQALKPSDLRDREQPLVVNAWWSDFTETNRRPFPSEISIAEDEVTEYLWVQMVVEADPEDEETVTIRRWFPESGHERAPNREQLEEFGWRYLRATRGTAMMEGAHSPVRSLLAAADLGSNEDGLKKLLDQFNDELAGNESVGDLLGQVADHLSRSMPRRVSHNDFSVRSVTDPSSDVLQDVTIFLNRGDEQVLLTEQSDGVRQLMSMTLFDLAEGTANVLAIDEPEIHLHPTSQRTAADLLSGDGNQKIIVTHSPYILHRFEPSEVIAVDRHGECHQIGEAKLSKVEKVRAHWWSPRLLEALTARFVILVEGDADRVIVAAVAENLGIDLDRLGAVVVELDGADKFRNVFPLLGPDGFGPTLLGLVDMSESGSWVNAFKGKRDTIVDKKVFISDADLEDEYTRALGGSAAAKALIDGGFCREQGILQATGVAAIEEITPEAVAKFCRDKGKVDAASCIAEVLTPETAGRIGSVTRLVRAVDELSRQ, from the coding sequence TTGTCCAAAGTAGAGATCAGCAATCACAGTCGGATCCAGGATCTGAACCTTGCACTACGTCGGCATGCCGTCGTCGTCGGCGCGAACGACGTCGGCAAGTCATCGATCCTGCGCCTGCTGAATCTGCTTTTAGGAACGAGCACCGCTGGGCTCTACCAGGCTCTCAAGCCCAGCGACCTGCGTGACCGCGAGCAGCCCCTCGTAGTTAACGCATGGTGGTCCGATTTCACAGAGACAAACCGTCGCCCCTTCCCCTCAGAGATCAGCATCGCTGAGGACGAGGTGACGGAGTATCTTTGGGTCCAAATGGTCGTGGAAGCAGATCCCGAAGACGAGGAGACCGTTACCATCCGCCGTTGGTTCCCCGAGAGCGGGCACGAACGAGCGCCCAACCGTGAGCAACTCGAGGAGTTTGGTTGGCGCTACCTGCGGGCGACGCGTGGCACGGCCATGATGGAAGGCGCGCATAGTCCAGTACGTAGCCTCCTGGCGGCCGCAGACCTCGGCTCAAACGAGGACGGGCTGAAGAAGCTGCTTGACCAGTTCAACGATGAACTTGCCGGCAACGAGTCAGTTGGCGATCTGCTTGGTCAGGTCGCCGACCATCTCAGTCGCTCAATGCCGCGGAGGGTATCCCACAATGATTTCTCGGTCAGGAGCGTGACGGATCCTTCCAGTGACGTCCTCCAGGACGTAACGATTTTCCTCAACCGTGGCGACGAGCAGGTCTTGTTGACAGAGCAGTCGGATGGTGTTCGCCAGCTTATGTCCATGACACTTTTCGACCTGGCCGAAGGCACTGCAAACGTGCTCGCCATTGACGAACCGGAGATCCACCTGCATCCGACAAGCCAACGAACAGCAGCGGATTTGTTGAGCGGGGACGGAAACCAGAAAATTATCGTCACCCATTCGCCGTACATCCTTCACCGCTTCGAACCCTCTGAGGTGATCGCGGTGGACCGCCACGGGGAATGCCATCAGATCGGCGAAGCGAAGCTGTCGAAGGTGGAAAAAGTACGAGCCCACTGGTGGTCTCCCCGACTGCTGGAGGCCCTAACTGCGCGGTTCGTCATCCTAGTCGAAGGCGATGCAGACCGGGTTATCGTGGCGGCCGTGGCTGAGAATCTTGGAATCGATCTCGACCGCCTCGGCGCGGTGGTCGTCGAGCTGGACGGCGCCGACAAGTTCAGGAACGTCTTCCCGCTCTTAGGCCCAGACGGCTTTGGGCCTACACTCCTCGGCTTGGTCGACATGAGCGAGAGCGGATCCTGGGTGAATGCGTTCAAAGGCAAGCGCGACACCATTGTCGATAAGAAGGTGTTCATATCCGACGCCGACCTCGAAGACGAATACACGCGCGCTCTTGGTGGTTCTGCAGCGGCGAAGGCGCTTATCGACGGTGGATTCTGCCGAGAGCAGGGCATACTCCAGGCCACGGGCGTCGCCGCGATCGAGGAAATCACGCCTGAGGCTGTTGCGAAGTTCTGTCGCGACAAAGGTAAGGTCGACGCGGCGTCGTGCATCGCCGAGGTGCTCACACCGGAAACGGCCGGCAGGATCGGCAGCGTGACCCGCCTGGTGCGCGCCGTGGATGAATTGAGCCGGCAGTGA
- the mobF gene encoding MobF family relaxase, translating into MRVMSAGDGYKYLLRTVVAGDGDRSLSTPLTRYYAEEGTPPGRWLGAGVRGLGDGRIGVGDEVSEAQLQLLVGMGRDPVTGEPLGTAYPQYKSTSQRIEARIAGLDPGLGPAARGEAVAGIEAEEAARKGRRAVAGFDFTFSVPKSASVLWAVVDAGTQALIAQAHHAAVAEVVAFMESEVAATRTGATAGDGAVAQVDVAGLIATAYDHYDSRAGDPHLHTHVVVSNKVQTVLDGKWRSLDGRPLHASVVALSEMHEAIFADHLSRMLGVAWESRDMGRDRNPSWAITSVPEDLVGEFSTRSRHIDAETDRLIENYVTEHGRRPAPATIMKLRAQATLSTRPEKQVRSLAELTDDWRARAASVLGEDATAWASRTAHHNPAPQLLRADDVSLDAVSQLGESVVAVVGEKRSTWRRWNLYAEASRQTMGLRFASTEDRHAILGMITDAAENASLRLTPPELAVSPVVFRRDDGTSVFRPKHSTVFSSEDLLAAEDRLLERARTLTGPTVDMATVEKITNGPDRQGRRLGPDQADALARVAVSGRVLDVLVGPAGAGKTTALGALRQAWETEHGKDSVVGLAPSAVAARVLAEDLGIATENTAKWWDNHTRHGESFHAGQLVIIDEASLAGTLTLDRITAHAAETGAKVLLVGDYGQLQSVDAGGAFSLLVNDRDDTPELVDVHRFTHPWEKTACLALRHGQTKVIDTYLDHDRISEGDAEAMADAAYTAWRTDRHAGKSSVLVAETREQVAMLNARARADLILDGTLKPGPEITLNEGTQAGVGDTVITRRNDRRLRTGRDWVRNGDTWTISDIRGDGSATVRKHGRRFGGAIVLPASYVAEHLDLGYAVTAHRAQGLTTDTSHVLVEPTTTRENFYVAMTRGREANRAYVVLDQPDEHAAPHPGTNPDATARTVLYRVLQHSGAELSAHETITAEQETWGSIAQLAAEYETIAAAAQHDRWASLIRTSGLTPEQADEAITSEAFGPLAAELRRAEANHHNPETLLPRLVKAKGLEDAENVAAVLHHRVARATARPAGSGRTRKPPRLIVGLTPAAEGPMDQQMRQALEDRRDLIETRATTILDTALQAGEPWVKQLGDPPKDARGQRQWHRVARTVAAYRDRYQITSTHPLGTEPETIAQKIDHARARTALHQAQQLTSPGQEPRRQTVDRSAAGRNL; encoded by the coding sequence ATGCGGGTGATGTCCGCTGGTGATGGGTACAAGTACTTGCTGCGTACCGTGGTTGCGGGGGATGGTGACCGGTCGTTGTCTACGCCGTTGACTCGGTATTACGCGGAGGAAGGTACTCCGCCGGGTCGGTGGCTGGGTGCCGGAGTGCGTGGGCTGGGGGATGGGCGGATCGGTGTCGGTGATGAGGTCTCTGAGGCGCAGCTTCAGCTGCTGGTGGGGATGGGCCGTGACCCGGTCACCGGTGAACCTTTGGGGACGGCGTATCCGCAGTACAAGTCCACCAGCCAGAGGATCGAGGCTCGCATCGCCGGCTTGGACCCGGGTTTGGGTCCGGCTGCCAGGGGTGAGGCGGTAGCGGGGATTGAGGCCGAGGAAGCCGCTCGCAAGGGCCGGCGTGCGGTGGCGGGTTTCGATTTCACGTTCTCGGTGCCGAAGTCTGCCTCGGTGTTGTGGGCGGTGGTTGATGCTGGGACTCAGGCGTTGATCGCTCAGGCTCATCATGCTGCGGTTGCAGAGGTGGTTGCATTTATGGAGTCAGAGGTTGCAGCTACCCGCACGGGCGCAACCGCAGGGGATGGGGCAGTTGCACAGGTCGATGTCGCCGGACTGATTGCCACTGCCTATGACCACTACGACTCCCGGGCTGGCGACCCGCATTTGCATACCCATGTGGTGGTTTCCAATAAGGTCCAGACGGTGCTGGATGGGAAGTGGCGCTCCCTCGACGGACGACCCCTGCACGCCTCTGTGGTTGCCTTGTCGGAGATGCATGAGGCGATCTTCGCCGATCACCTGAGCCGGATGCTCGGAGTCGCGTGGGAGTCACGGGACATGGGCCGGGACCGTAACCCCTCTTGGGCCATCACCAGCGTCCCCGAAGACCTCGTGGGTGAGTTCTCGACCCGCAGTAGGCATATCGACGCCGAGACCGACCGACTCATCGAGAACTACGTCACCGAGCACGGTAGGCGGCCTGCTCCGGCGACGATCATGAAGCTGCGCGCCCAAGCCACCCTGAGCACCCGGCCAGAGAAACAGGTCCGCTCCCTTGCCGAGCTGACCGATGACTGGCGTGCCCGGGCGGCCAGTGTGTTGGGTGAGGACGCCACCGCCTGGGCCTCCAGGACCGCCCACCACAACCCTGCACCTCAGTTGCTGCGGGCTGACGATGTGTCCCTGGATGCCGTCAGCCAGCTGGGTGAATCTGTGGTGGCGGTGGTCGGTGAGAAGCGTTCGACCTGGCGGCGCTGGAACCTCTACGCCGAAGCCTCCCGACAGACCATGGGACTACGGTTTGCCAGCACCGAAGATCGCCACGCCATCCTGGGCATGATCACTGACGCCGCCGAGAACGCCTCCCTGCGTCTCACCCCGCCCGAGCTGGCAGTCTCGCCGGTGGTGTTCCGCCGAGACGACGGCACCAGCGTCTTCCGACCGAAACATTCCACTGTCTTCTCCTCCGAAGACCTCCTGGCCGCAGAAGACCGCCTCCTAGAACGGGCACGCACCCTCACCGGCCCGACAGTGGACATGGCCACGGTGGAGAAGATCACCAATGGTCCTGATCGTCAGGGGCGTCGGCTCGGACCAGATCAGGCGGATGCTCTGGCGAGGGTGGCGGTCTCCGGGCGGGTGCTGGATGTGTTGGTCGGGCCTGCCGGGGCAGGCAAGACCACCGCCCTAGGTGCCCTCCGCCAAGCCTGGGAGACCGAGCACGGCAAAGACTCCGTAGTTGGCCTCGCGCCCTCAGCTGTGGCCGCCCGGGTGCTGGCCGAAGACCTGGGAATCGCTACAGAGAACACGGCGAAGTGGTGGGACAACCACACCCGTCACGGTGAGTCCTTCCATGCAGGCCAGTTGGTGATCATCGACGAAGCATCCCTAGCCGGAACACTGACCCTGGACAGGATCACAGCCCACGCCGCAGAGACCGGGGCAAAAGTGCTGCTGGTCGGTGACTACGGGCAGCTGCAATCCGTCGATGCTGGTGGAGCGTTCTCCCTGCTGGTCAACGACCGCGACGACACTCCTGAGCTGGTCGATGTCCACCGATTTACCCACCCCTGGGAGAAGACCGCCTGCCTTGCGCTACGGCACGGGCAGACCAAGGTGATTGATACCTACCTGGACCACGACCGGATCAGCGAAGGCGACGCAGAAGCGATGGCCGATGCTGCCTACACCGCATGGCGTACCGACCGGCACGCAGGTAAGTCTTCGGTACTGGTCGCCGAGACTCGGGAACAGGTGGCGATGCTCAATGCCCGCGCCCGAGCCGACCTGATCCTGGATGGCACCCTGAAACCCGGCCCCGAAATCACACTCAACGAGGGCACCCAGGCCGGTGTCGGCGACACGGTGATCACCAGACGCAATGACCGAAGGCTGCGCACAGGACGTGACTGGGTCCGCAACGGAGACACCTGGACGATCAGCGACATCCGCGGCGACGGCTCGGCCACTGTGCGCAAACACGGCCGCAGGTTCGGTGGGGCAATCGTGCTGCCCGCCTCCTACGTCGCCGAGCACCTGGACCTGGGGTACGCCGTCACCGCCCACCGAGCACAAGGACTCACCACCGATACCTCCCATGTGCTGGTGGAGCCGACCACGACCCGGGAAAACTTCTATGTCGCCATGACCCGAGGCCGAGAAGCCAACCGTGCCTACGTCGTCCTCGACCAACCTGATGAACACGCCGCACCTCACCCGGGGACGAATCCTGATGCCACCGCCCGGACAGTGCTCTACAGAGTGCTCCAACACTCCGGTGCTGAGCTGTCGGCACACGAGACGATCACCGCCGAGCAAGAGACCTGGGGGTCGATCGCTCAACTGGCGGCCGAGTACGAGACAATCGCCGCCGCAGCACAACACGACCGATGGGCCAGCCTCATCCGCACCAGCGGACTCACCCCCGAACAAGCCGATGAAGCGATCACCTCCGAGGCCTTCGGCCCACTGGCCGCCGAGCTACGCCGTGCGGAAGCCAACCACCATAACCCCGAAACCCTGCTCCCACGGCTGGTGAAAGCCAAGGGATTGGAGGATGCCGAGAATGTTGCTGCGGTGCTTCACCACCGGGTGGCTAGGGCCACTGCACGCCCGGCAGGATCAGGCCGCACCCGTAAACCACCTCGCTTGATCGTCGGACTGACCCCAGCCGCTGAGGGGCCGATGGATCAGCAGATGCGGCAGGCGTTGGAAGACCGCCGCGACCTCATCGAAACCCGCGCCACCACCATCCTGGACACCGCGCTCCAAGCCGGCGAACCGTGGGTCAAACAGCTCGGCGACCCGCCTAAGGACGCGCGGGGGCAGCGGCAGTGGCATCGAGTGGCCCGCACCGTGGCTGCCTACCGCGACCGATACCAGATCACCAGCACCCACCCCCTGGGTACCGAACCGGAGACCATTGCGCAGAAGATCGACCACGCCAGAGCCCGCACCGCACTCCACCAAGCCCAGCAACTGACCAGCCCCGGCCAGGAGCCCCGACGGCAGACTGTGGACCGCTCCGCAGCGGGCCGCAACCTATGA